The proteins below come from a single Mycolicibacterium sp. TY81 genomic window:
- a CDS encoding cation-translocating P-type ATPase, translating to MTTDVLTDVADASRIAADADLTVISVAAGRIRVQVPWLRGDAVGAVAIEDAVDKVGGVRTVHAYPRTASVVVWYSPQRCDTSELLAAIRAAQATPRQLVPARSPRSADIHNADVLRMALGALALALLGVRRYGLARPRLLGPASRTFATGATIVTGYPFLRGALRALRGGKSPGTDLLVSAATIASLILRENVVALTVLWLLNIGEYLQDLTLRRTRRAIADLLRGVQDTAWVQLHDGTEVQVNAETLRIGDLVVVHEQVAIPVDGEVVAGEAIVDQSAITGETLPVTMAPGATVHAGSVVVRGRVVVRARAVGSHTVLGRIVARVEEAQRDRAPIQTVGENFSRRFVPASFVLATATFVATGDVRRAMTMLLVACPCAVGLATPTAISAAIGNGARRGILIKGGSHLEAAGRADAVVFDKTGTLTLGRHIVTNIVSFQESWTPEEILAYAASSEIHSRHPLAEAVIRSTEDKHIVIPPHEECEVLVGLGMRTRADGRTLLLGSPSLLEREDVAVCGEADAWVQRLRRQAETPLLLAVDGELVGLISLRDEVRPEAAEVLARLRASGVQRIVMLTGDHADTAQAVAAELGITEWKANALPEDKLALVRTLHDEGYTVAVVGDGVNDAPALAAADIGIAMGLAGTDVAVETADVALSTDDLRRLLDVRGLSDHAVGVIRQNYAMSIAVNAVGLLLGAVGGLSPVLAAILHNASSVAVVTNSSRLIRHELAQSGARSPSR from the coding sequence ATGACCACTGATGTGCTGACCGACGTGGCAGATGCGTCCCGCATCGCCGCCGACGCCGACCTGACGGTGATATCCGTTGCAGCGGGCCGGATTCGGGTTCAGGTTCCGTGGCTGCGGGGCGATGCCGTCGGGGCTGTGGCGATCGAAGATGCCGTCGACAAGGTCGGTGGCGTCAGAACTGTCCACGCCTACCCGCGTACCGCGTCAGTGGTGGTCTGGTACTCGCCGCAGCGCTGCGACACTTCGGAGCTGCTGGCTGCAATCCGTGCCGCGCAGGCCACACCGCGGCAGCTGGTCCCGGCTCGCTCGCCGCGTTCGGCTGACATTCACAACGCGGATGTACTGCGCATGGCGCTCGGTGCTCTGGCTCTCGCGCTCTTGGGAGTCCGTCGTTACGGCCTGGCCCGCCCGCGGTTGCTCGGGCCGGCCAGCCGCACGTTCGCCACCGGAGCGACCATCGTCACCGGATACCCGTTCCTGCGCGGTGCGCTGCGCGCACTGCGCGGGGGCAAGTCGCCCGGCACCGATCTGCTGGTGTCCGCGGCGACCATCGCGAGTCTGATCCTGCGCGAGAACGTGGTGGCACTCACGGTGCTGTGGCTGCTGAACATCGGTGAGTACCTTCAGGATCTGACCCTGCGTCGTACGCGCCGCGCCATCGCCGACCTGCTGCGGGGCGTTCAGGACACCGCCTGGGTGCAGCTTCACGACGGCACCGAGGTGCAGGTCAACGCCGAAACCCTGCGGATCGGCGATCTGGTCGTCGTTCATGAGCAGGTCGCGATCCCGGTCGACGGCGAGGTCGTCGCAGGGGAGGCGATCGTCGACCAGTCCGCCATCACCGGTGAGACGCTGCCGGTGACCATGGCACCGGGTGCGACGGTCCACGCAGGATCTGTGGTCGTCCGCGGCCGGGTCGTCGTGCGGGCCCGCGCGGTGGGCAGTCACACGGTACTGGGCCGCATCGTGGCGAGAGTCGAAGAAGCGCAACGTGATCGGGCGCCGATCCAGACGGTGGGAGAGAACTTCTCCCGTCGGTTCGTGCCCGCGTCGTTCGTCTTGGCAACGGCAACGTTCGTGGCCACCGGCGACGTACGCCGGGCAATGACCATGCTGCTGGTGGCGTGCCCGTGCGCGGTGGGGCTCGCCACCCCGACCGCGATCAGCGCGGCCATCGGCAACGGAGCACGGCGTGGCATCCTCATCAAAGGCGGTTCACATCTGGAGGCGGCCGGCCGGGCCGATGCCGTGGTCTTCGACAAGACCGGCACCCTCACTCTCGGTCGGCACATCGTCACGAACATCGTTTCTTTCCAGGAGAGTTGGACTCCCGAGGAAATTCTCGCCTACGCCGCGAGCTCAGAGATTCACTCACGGCATCCGTTGGCCGAAGCGGTCATCCGCTCGACCGAAGACAAACACATCGTGATTCCGCCGCACGAGGAGTGCGAGGTACTCGTGGGTCTGGGGATGCGGACCCGCGCCGACGGTCGCACGCTGCTGCTCGGCAGCCCGTCTCTGCTGGAGCGCGAGGACGTCGCGGTGTGCGGCGAGGCCGATGCGTGGGTGCAGCGATTGCGCCGTCAGGCCGAGACGCCACTGCTGCTTGCCGTCGACGGTGAACTGGTGGGTTTGATCAGCCTTCGCGACGAGGTGCGCCCCGAAGCGGCAGAAGTGCTTGCGCGCCTGCGGGCCTCGGGTGTGCAGCGGATCGTCATGCTCACCGGGGACCACGCGGACACCGCGCAGGCCGTCGCTGCCGAGCTCGGCATCACCGAATGGAAGGCAAACGCGCTACCCGAGGACAAACTCGCCCTGGTGCGCACGCTGCATGACGAGGGCTACACCGTTGCGGTGGTGGGCGACGGGGTCAACGACGCACCCGCGCTGGCCGCGGCAGACATCGGTATCGCCATGGGATTGGCCGGCACCGACGTCGCCGTCGAGACTGCCGACGTGGCATTGTCGACAGACGACCTGCGGCGGCTGCTCGACGTGCGCGGTCTCAGTGACCACGCAGTCGGCG
- a CDS encoding DUF1490 family protein — translation MSIHPALIKATRTVATGVIGVAAYDVLRKALRAAPIHEASVTTASWALRGTRKAEEAAENARLKVADVMAEARERIGEEVPPPSVADAEHSHDH, via the coding sequence ATGTCGATTCACCCAGCACTGATCAAAGCCACCAGGACGGTGGCCACTGGCGTCATCGGCGTGGCGGCGTACGACGTGCTGCGCAAAGCGTTGCGTGCGGCGCCCATCCACGAAGCGAGTGTCACCACCGCATCGTGGGCGCTGCGCGGTACCCGCAAAGCCGAGGAGGCGGCAGAGAACGCCCGGCTGAAGGTCGCCGATGTGATGGCCGAAGCGCGAGAGCGAATCGGCGAGGAGGTGCCGCCGCCGTCGGTGGCCGACGCCGAACATTCCCATGACCACTGA